CCCTGGGAGCCGGTGGGATGACCCCCCAGCTCTGCGTCCTCGGGgtgcctgcctcctccaggctggTAGGCGTGGGTGGCCGCTTCGTGGGCCTCTGGCTCCGGCCCAGGGAGCGCAGCCAGCCCGCGGGCTCCGGCCGCGGCCTGGCAGGCATGCAGGCTGGAAAGTCCCTGGCTGCGCCCTGCCGCCTCAGGAAAGTCCCCGGCCCGGCCTGGCCCCGCCGTCGGGCCGGCCGCGGGGGCGGGAGGCGGGAGCTGCTCTGGGGCTCTGAGCGCCGCCTTTGATGTGCGGATAAGCCTCCCGCCGGATCCAGCCTCAGCCCGGGCCCGGCCTCCATGCTGCGCCAACACGGGTGCCCTTCAGGCTGCTCTGAACCGCTGGGGTTGAGCTGCTGCCCGCCTGCAAGGATGGGGGGTTCTGTTCCGCCTTCGAGTAAGTGTCTCCTTTGCAGGGACAgcccatgttttattttctaagaaccCAGTGCTTGAAAGCTCCAGTTCAGTTAGAAGAAGTTGTGGCCTGCCTGCCGGGTACACTTGGCAGCCTGGGGGCCATGGAGGGACCGGGAGGAAGGGCTGTGGCTGCAGAGGAGAGAGGACGTATCTTGGGAGCTTCAGCCGGAAGGGGAGCAGTGTCGGGCGTGCCCCGGGCCCCCACACCTCCCAGGGCATCCAGGGCTGGATCGCTCAGACTCGCAGCGGGAGCTCCGCCTGAGTGGCTCCTGGTTCCTCTGCAGCGGTGCCGCCTGGCGGGCGTGGGAGCTGACGGAGCTCATCGCGGCCCCAGGAGCGGGTTGGTGCGTCTGCTCTGGGTATGGCCCTGGGGATGCCGGGACCCAGGCTCCTGGGCGAGGCCTGGGGTGTGGGGCCGGTGGTCAGGGCTGGCCCGCGTGCCTCACTTCGCGGGTGTGTCCAGGGGGCCCGGGGGGGCTCCCCGCGGggctttgcttttgctttaatCCTGTGCCAGCGCCCTCGGGGCTGTGGAGTCTGCTTCGCTGTGAGGTGCCTGGCTCCTCTCTGGCTCGGTTTGATTGTTATTTGCGTGGCCGGGTAGACGCGTGCCCTGGGGGTTCAGGGAAGGGGCGCTTGGGCTGAGTGCTGGAGGAGGTTGGCTCCGGGGTGCTGGGCCGCGTGCCCTGTGGGGACCTCTGAGGACGGAGCGGCTGCTGGGGGGCTGCTCCCTGCGCGGGGCGGACGTGAGCCCTTGCGAGTCTCCACGCCCCTCCGCTCTGCTCTGCGTGGCTGGCGGCCGGTCTGTGTCCCGGGGCCAGGACGTCTGCAGCAGTGCCCCCGGTGCTCCGGGGGGCTGCGTGGGGGCCCCCAGGGAGGTCTGCCGGGAACGCGGCATTCCATCTGCTGAGCGTCCCCGAGGAGGGTCAGAGGTCAGGACTGTGGGTGCGCCAGGCGCCACACACGCTGCGCCCACAGGTCACCTGTCGCTTCTGCTCAGCCTCCAAGCGGTGAGCTTGGCCCCAGCAGCCGAGCCCGCTGCATGGGCTGGACGGCGTGTTGGCGGGTCCTGGGCCGAGGCCCCGTGGAGACAGCACGGGTGCGGCCTGCCCTCCGGGTTGCTGCCTCCGCGGCCTGCAGGGGCCCAGCCTGAGCCTTCGCAGGGCTGCTGACCCTGCGGTGTGAGGTGCTTTATGCGGCACGTGCACCTAGAAGCGGTCAAGTTCACGTGTGTGACCGCATTTGAAAAACACACGGCGAACAAACCGCCCTCGCCTGTTCTCCAGTTCCTGCTGCGCCCTCTGCTCCCTTCACTGCGTCAGCCCGCCCCCTCGGCTCCTGCTTGGCGCCCTGCCGCCCAGGTCACCCCTTTCAAGCTGCCGCATCCCGCCTCCCCCCTCGGTCTCTGGCTCAGTCACCGACACTGTCCAGGTCGCTCTGCGCAGTGAGGTGGCAGCAGCGGGGCGGGCGGCAGCGGGGTCTGACCCGGGCACCATGGTCGTGGCCCGGAGGAGGCAGCCACGCCCGCCCTCCTCGCGCTGCAGCCTTTCTCTGGGACATGCCCGGCCCCTCTGGACGCTTCTGGAACCCATCCCGGAGGTCCCCAGCGGGGCCCCTGCCTGCCCAGGCTCGTTCCACACGGGGGCCTCGGCCTGGGTGGCAGGGCCGGTGCTCCGGAGTCTCCCCCTGCGGCCCGAGGCCCAGCCGAGAGTGACCCGCTTTGCTCCCTGTGTTGCCAGAGCTGCCACGAAGGACACTGCCCGTTCGTGCTGACCGAGTGCCCGGCATGTAAAGGCCTGGTCCGCCTGGGCGAGAAGGAGCGCCACCTGGGGCAGGAGTGCCCGGAGCGCAGCCTCAGCTGCCGCCACTGCCGGGCGCCCTGCTGCTCGGCCAACATGAAGGTGAGACGCGGGCCGCCCCAGCCCCGAGCGCCAGGCCGCCTCTGCCTGAGACACCGTGTCGCGCCCTCTGAAAACGCTGGAGACGGCgcgttggtgggggggggggggggcaccttcGCGGCTGCAGCGCTGTCGCGTCACTGGCACGTCAGGGGCCTGGCCTGGTTCCTGAGACCGCGAGTGAGCGCGGTGCCCGCGTGCTGCCCGTTGGCGGGTGGCGTCATGTCGGTTTGCGAGATGGGGGCCCGGACGGCGCCGCTCCCCTGCCGTCTGTGCAGTTCCGGCTGCGGCCGTTGCCTGCGGCAGCCTGTTTTCTGTGTAGTTCGCGTGTCGGAGAAGCAGTCCGCGCTCGGCCGACTGGGGCTGTGGGTGTTTCTGACGTCCGTCCCGAAAGCCTGAGCTCTAGAGGCAGAGCCCCCACCGGGCCTGCCGCGTCAGGCGGGGATGGCCTTACTGCGGGGCCCTCAGCCCCGAGAAGGACCCCGTGCCAGCGCCGCCTCGGGGCCGCAGGAGCCTCGGAGGCCTGACGCTGACCTGTCCCTTCCAGGCTCACCTCCAGGTCTGCCCCAAGTTCCCTCTGACCTGCGACGGCTGCGGCAAGAAGAAGATCTCCCGCGAGAAGGTAAGCGGCGCCCGGCGCCGTGCGGACGGCCGGGACAGGCGCGAGGGGCGCCGGTGAGGGCCTAGCTCACGGGGACTGTGTTTGGAAGGGTGGCCCATGGCCCGATTTCCGGTGAAACCCCCGGTGACAGAGGTGGCGGGGCCGGGGTGGGTCATGGGCGCTGCCTCCTCCTGCCCCGAGCTCGCCTGGCGCTGGCTGAGTGGGAACCCAGCTGTTGGCGTTGCCCTCGTGTGTGCTGGTGAACTCTGCTCCGAGGACTCCGTGGCCTGTCTGCTCTCCTGCTGTCGGGACACGTCCTTCCTGGGGCTGCTGGCTTTAGTTCTCTGGGGACCGGTTCTCTCTCCAGCTCCTTGTGCCCCTGGAGGCCGAGCAGCCTGTTCGCAgcgaggcagctgcagctggtcTCCTCCTCTCTGGAGCTGAATTCGAAGGCCGCTCCTTGACCACAAGTTGTCTTGGAGGCTCGTCCAGGGGTGGGGGCTCCAGAGTGAGAGCTGGCAGGAGGGCCAGTGCTGTCGTGGGTGGCACCGGGCTGGTTTTCGTGGCACCGCTCGGCTTGTGTGCGGACCAGAGCGTTCTGGCCTAAATTCCACCCATGCCTCCTCCTGTGCCCATCGTGTCCCTGTCCCATGCCCTGCAGGGCCCTCGGCCTCCGCTCTGTTCTCCGTGCCCTTTGTGCGTCAGGGACGACGGCTGTCACGGTCATTTGTCTTTTCGTTTTACTTAATGGtgttcctgctttgtttttgttgggGGGCACCGTTCAGGGCTTTTTCATTGATTCTGGCTTTTGATCCCGACGTGGGACTGATAACCGCTCCCAGGCACAGGGAACCCGGTGTTCCTGCAGGGACGGGTCTCATTTTCTCACGTGTTGGGTCCCCGGcgggtggaggctggtggctgctcCTCCTGAACCAGCCCCCCCAGGTCAGcgtcagtctgtctgtctgtgctGGCTGAGGTGCTGCCAGGCCCGGGGGTCTGAGTGGCCCTGGCGGGTGTCTGATGCTGGAGCCACCGGGTCAGGCTGCTGCTCCTCATTCCTGACTCGGTTTAGAACCCCCGCTGCTGGCgccagggccccagggcctcAGACTGGCGCGGAGGCCCACACCCGGGACGGGGTCTCCGCAGGTGTTCCAAAAGGGCCCTTGCGTCTGAGGCCCTCGGCCTGCACACACCTCGGCTTTCAGCCCAACTTGAACACACATGTGTGCGCGTTGGCAGGTGTGCGCATATCACGGCCTTGGGGGGGCGGGTGGTTGGGTTGTGTCCGGCCTGAGGGTGAAGAGGCGGGGGCGGCCAGGGACCCTTGCTGGGACTCTGACCTGGCGGGTGCGGGAGGGCCGGGCGGCTGAGCGGAGGAGTAACGGTTTTGAGGCCAGGCCTTTAGTTTCAGGACCACGTCAGGACGTGTGGCAGGTGCCGCGTCCCGTGCAGGTTCCACGCGGTCGGCTGTCCCGAGATGGTGAGTCtgcgctggggctggggctgcgcCAGCTTCACTCCTCCAGGCCGGCCCTTGGGTGTCCCGGCTCTGTCTGCTTGTCCTCTGGGGCATCTCTGGTGCCAGACCCCGCCCAGGGCCTTGACCTCCCAGAGGTCTAACGGCGCCCCCGCTGCCCCGTCTCCCACTTTGCCCAAAAAGCGCACCTTGTTCTGCCTGTGAACGGGTCCCGgacccccgcctccccgcctccccctgtGGCTTGTATGGCGTTGCCCTGGTCATCTCTGTCCTCGTCCTTCTGCCTGGTCACTGGCCTGGCTGGCATCCGGTGCACTGACTTTCCCCAGACCCCGGCCTGCCTCCTCTCTGCACGCCAGCTCCTGGGCAGCTCTGTCTGcgggcccctccctgcccagctggTTCTGTGCCCGAGGGCCAGGCGTGCACAGCCTGGGAGCAGAGGGCCTGGCCTCGGGGAGACGGGCACACCAGCCCTCTGCTCTCGCGAGCCCCCAGCCCCATGTCTGGTGGGGCCCCTCTGGTGCTGTTGGCCCTTGGTGACTTGACACACTTGGTCTTggtattttgcttatttttcctgaCGCGGTGAACAGAGGCAGCACCTTCTGTCCCTCGGGCTCTGTTTGACCTGCTTCGGGCTTGGTTCCCGCCCGGGCTTGggggccccagggcagggctgagcgCAGCCTCTTGCCTCGGCAGGTGGAGAGTGAGAAGCAGCAGGAGCACGAGGCGCAGCGGCTCCGGGAACACCTGGGCCTGCTGCTGGGCGTCTTCCTGGAGGCCAGGCCCTCCCCCGGGGGCGGCCAGCCCTTCCTCGGCCAGAGCGAGGGGTCCTGGGAGGGGGGCGGGCCGGGCCTGGGGCCCTCCAAGGCCGccgagctgctgcagaggtgCGAGGCCCTGGAGCGCAAGACGGCGACCTTCGAGAACATCGTCTGCGTGCTGAACCGGGAGGTGGAGCGCGTGGCCATGACCGCCGAGGCCTGCGGCCGGCAGCACCGGCTGGACCAGGACAGGATCGAAGCCCTGAGCAATAAGGTTCGTGCCCCGGAGGCGAGGGGCACTTGCCCGCGCTGCCCAGGCCGTGGCCGGCAAGGGGTCGCGAGCCAGGAGATCGGGCGGTGCCTGGCTCTCCGGCAGGCTCCCCGCTTCCGTGTGCGCCCCGTTCCCCCGGGGCCCCCCACTCGGGGCTCAGAGAGGCCGCCCGGCGGAGCTGCTCCTCTCCAGCCGGGGGTGGAGGTCGCCGGGGGCGCGTGCCTTGTGTCTGCAGGGTCCCTTGAGCGCCTTTCCTCCTGGGGAGGGGTCTCGTGGGCGCGGAGCCTGTGTCAGAGCGCCTGCGTCACTGGGAGAGGGGTGCCCCTGGGCTCTGGAGGTCGTTTTACCAGCGCGTCCCTGTGCAACAGCAGGCGTTCTCCGGTCTCCATGGAGGCAGGGGTGGGCGAGCCCCCAGTGCTGTGCCCCGCGGGCGCGTCCTCACAGGCCCCGCCCGTCCCCAGGTGCAGCAGCTGGAGAGGAGCATCGGCCTGAAGGACCTGGCCGTGGCCGACCTGGAGCAGAAGGTCCAGGAGCTGCAGGCCTCCACCTTCGATGGTGTCTTCATCTGGAAGATCTCCGACTTTGCCAGGAAGCGCCAGGAGGCCGTGGCCGGCCGCGCGCCCGCCATCTTCTCCCCAGGTGCCCCCTGGAGcgcgccccctccccggccccgaGCTGCTGCTGGCCCGGGGCCCCTCGTCCGCAGGGCTGCCATCTGCAGCCCTCTCCCCTGGCCCGGGGTTGGGTGGGGCCGGGGCCGCCTCGCGCTCCCGCCCGGCTCACCGGCGCCTGCCCCGCAGCCTTCTACACGAGCAGGTACGGCTACAAGATGTGTCTGCGCGCCTACCTGAACGGGGACGGCACGGGCCGCGGGACGCACCTGTCTCTCTTCTTCGTGCTGATGAAGGGCCCCAACGACGCCCTCCTGCGGTGGCCCTTCAACCAGAAGGTGCGGGGGCGCCCAGGGGCCCCGGGGGTGCGGGCGTCCCGCGGCGGGGTCCCAGGCAGCATCCCTTAGGCCGCCCCACGGTCAGGCCACCAGCTTCATGGCCGCTCAGGACCCGCAGCTAGACGTGCTTCCTTGAAGCAGTTCCCTGGCGGTttaaaggacttggcattgccattgctgtggcacgggttccgtccctggccccggaactgcTGCATGCTTCCGACGCGGCAAAAAACCCTGCTGCCTCGGAGAAGACGGGCGGTTAAGGGGCCTTCGTCTGAGGCTGCGGCCTGGTCCTTTGGAAGCCAGAACGGAGTTTGGGGGAAGAATCGGAGGTTGGGGACCGGGTCAGGACAGACGGTGTGACGACGCCGGGCAGTGCCGTGGCGCTCACAGCGGTGGAGGTGGCGTCACAGAGCCTGGGGCAGGGCGTGCTTCTCCCGCAAAGTGCCGTTGCTGGGGCGTGGGGAGGTTCTTTGCTGAGAAAACGTCCGGTAGCCGAGTGTTACCACGAAAAAGCAGAAacggagtttccttcgtggctcagaggtaacaaacccacctggcatccatgaggacgcgggttccatccctggcctcgctctgtgggttaaggatccggcgttgccctgagctggggtgtaggtcgcagacgcggctggatcccacgttgctgtggctgtggtgcaggctggcagctgcagctccgattggacccctagcccggggccCTCCGTGTGCCGTGGGGGCGGCTCTAACAAATCGGAAAAAGAGCAGAAGTGGATGCAGGGCTGTGCTCCCGGGCTTCAGCCTCAGGTTCCCGGCGTTGGGCCGGGAACGCGGGATGGCAGACCCCGGGCTGCGGCTCAGCAGCCCCGGCCTCTCCCCAGGTGACCCTGATGCTGCTGGACCAGAACAACCGGGAGCACGTGATCGACGCCTTCAGACCCGACGTGAGCTCGTCGTCTTTCCAGAGGCCGGTGGGGGACATGAACATCGCCAGCGGCTGCCCGCTCTTCTGCCCCGTCTCCAGGATGGAGGCCAGGAGCTCCTACGTGCGCGACGACGCCATCTTCATCAAGGCCATCGTGGACCTGACGGGGCTCTAGCCGCTTCCGCCGGGAGCCGCCACGCTCCTCCTCCTGGGAGAGGGCTCAGCCCGAGGCCGCCCCCGGGCCTGCGTGCACCCCAGGCGGGCAGCCAGCCCGGAGCGGAGCTCGGGGCCTGTGGCAGCGGGAGGCGGGCCCTGAGAGAAGGGCCTGCGCCGGGCCTGGCTGCCGGGCCGGGGAGCCCCTGCGGGCCGGG
The nucleotide sequence above comes from Phacochoerus africanus isolate WHEZ1 chromosome 2, ROS_Pafr_v1, whole genome shotgun sequence. Encoded proteins:
- the TRAF2 gene encoding TNF receptor-associated factor 2, translated to MAAASVTPPGSLDLLQPGFSKTLLGTKLEDKYLCSACRNVLRRPFQAQCGHRYCSYCLSNILSSGPQNCAACVHEGIYEEGVSILESSSAFPDNAARREVESLPAVCPSDGCTWKGTLKEYESCHEGHCPFVLTECPACKGLVRLGEKERHLGQECPERSLSCRHCRAPCCSANMKAHLQVCPKFPLTCDGCGKKKISREKFQDHVRTCGRCRVPCRFHAVGCPEMVESEKQQEHEAQRLREHLGLLLGVFLEARPSPGGGQPFLGQSEGSWEGGGPGLGPSKAAELLQRCEALERKTATFENIVCVLNREVERVAMTAEACGRQHRLDQDRIEALSNKVQQLERSIGLKDLAVADLEQKVQELQASTFDGVFIWKISDFARKRQEAVAGRAPAIFSPAFYTSRYGYKMCLRAYLNGDGTGRGTHLSLFFVLMKGPNDALLRWPFNQKVTLMLLDQNNREHVIDAFRPDVSSSSFQRPVGDMNIASGCPLFCPVSRMEARSSYVRDDAIFIKAIVDLTGL